In Spirochaetota bacterium, a single genomic region encodes these proteins:
- a CDS encoding thiolase family protein → MSNRVAICAVAQIKNDPNLWYARFQNMLLECFESIMQQTKVSFDMEKGIRSVITCSDDVWDARTISNNGMTDVVGAHFRGEEKMAQESLNGLGYAMASILSGHDDVILFMGHMKESQTESRNMCTNLAFDPFYCRPLGMDFVNVNAMQARAYMEKSKVTEEHLAKVVVRSRKNAKKNPYARENEQISEDDVMKSPLIADPLRQLHYYPATDWAFGMLLCCEKRVKEFTDNPVWITGYASCMDSYFLGDKDLTSNFSLKNATERALKKAGIKNVTKDIQLFELCDHAAYQLPMWAEGIGLTKEGAGGKWIHDGGMDEFNVNISGGMLNGNPLLLGGAARAIECYYQLTGQAGERQVKGVKRALAQSTYGAAGQHQAVVIFEV, encoded by the coding sequence ATGTCTAATCGAGTTGCTATCTGTGCTGTTGCTCAGATAAAGAATGACCCCAATCTATGGTATGCGCGTTTCCAGAATATGCTATTGGAATGTTTTGAGAGCATAATGCAGCAAACCAAGGTTAGCTTTGATATGGAAAAGGGGATACGCTCAGTTATTACCTGTTCGGATGATGTATGGGATGCGCGTACTATATCAAACAATGGTATGACTGATGTGGTTGGTGCTCATTTCAGGGGTGAAGAGAAAATGGCGCAGGAAAGCCTTAATGGGTTGGGATATGCTATGGCAAGCATACTCTCGGGGCATGATGATGTGATTCTTTTTATGGGGCATATGAAAGAATCACAAACTGAAAGCCGTAATATGTGTACAAATTTAGCCTTTGATCCGTTTTATTGCAGACCGCTTGGAATGGACTTTGTAAACGTAAATGCTATGCAGGCACGAGCCTATATGGAAAAATCAAAAGTGACTGAAGAGCATCTAGCTAAAGTGGTTGTACGTTCAAGGAAAAATGCAAAGAAAAATCCTTATGCGCGAGAAAATGAACAGATTTCAGAAGATGATGTAATGAAATCTCCCTTAATTGCAGATCCGTTGCGACAACTCCATTATTACCCTGCAACTGATTGGGCTTTTGGAATGTTACTATGCTGTGAAAAGCGTGTGAAAGAATTCACAGATAATCCAGTATGGATTACAGGATATGCAAGCTGTATGGATAGCTACTTTTTAGGGGATAAGGACCTAACATCAAACTTTTCACTTAAAAATGCTACAGAAAGAGCATTGAAAAAAGCAGGAATCAAAAATGTTACCAAAGATATTCAGCTTTTTGAATTGTGTGATCATGCTGCATATCAGTTACCGATGTGGGCTGAAGGCATTGGTCTTACAAAAGAAGGTGCTGGCGGTAAATGGATACACGATGGTGGAATGGATGAATTCAATGTGAATATATCTGGCGGAATGTTAAACGGTAACCCACTGCTTTTAGGTGGAGCTGCTAGAGCTATCGAATGCTATTATCAGCTGACAGGCCAGGCCGGGGAACGTCAGGTTAAGGGTGTCAAACGTGCACTAGCACAAAGCACGTATGGAGCCGCTGGCCAGCATCAAGCTGTAGTAATTTTTGAGGTGTAA